A stretch of DNA from Anser cygnoides isolate HZ-2024a breed goose chromosome 23, Taihu_goose_T2T_genome, whole genome shotgun sequence:
GTCCTGGCCATGTACGTCTGGCTGGATCTGCACCTTGACTTCCAGTTTGCCCTGAAGGCCGACGATGATACCTTTGTACGCTTGGATGTACTTGTGGAAGAGCTGAGAGCCAAGGAGCCGCGTCGCCTCTACTGGGGCTTCTTTTCTGGCCGGGGTCGAGTGAAATCTGGTGGCAAGTGGAAAGAGAGCGCCTGGGTGCTCTGTGACTACTATCTACCGTATGCCCTGGGTGGTGGTTACGTGCTTTCTGCAGACCTGGTGCACTATTTGCGGCTCAGCAGAGACTACCTGAACATGTGGCAGAGCGAAGATGTCTCCCTGGGGGTTTGGCTGGCTCCCATTGATGTGAAGAGAGTGCACGACCCTCGTTTTGACACTGAATATAAGTCACGGGGTTGCAACAATAAGTACATAGTAACGCATAAGCAAAGCATTGAGGACATGCTGGAAAAGCACCAGACCCTGGCTAAAGAAGGGAAGCTCTGTAAGGAGGAGGTTAAGCTCAGGCTTTCGTACATGTATGACTGGGGAGTGCCACCTTCACAGTGTTGCCaaaggaaggatggcatcccgtgaaagtctgaggaaataaaaagcagattgTTAATGGACTCTGAGCTTGGTTACCATTACGTGGGGAGAATCCCAGTAACTAGGGcttaaaaattactgaaaagaTTTCGCACGATTCATTATGTCACTATCAATGAAACCCTGAATTTCCAAGAGCTACTGATGTGGCATGatgtaaaaatgtttataaaacagaaatggcaaaaacCTGGAAAGGCTTGTATTACAGGATTGAAGGCAAATAATAGGTTGCAAATATGGATAATACCGAAAATTGGGGGTAGATAACTTGGATCAAAAGCTGCTGGAAGATTTTTTACATTTGAACATATATTTGCTAAAGATCATGACAGGCCTTCACATTATCTGTAAGATTGTGAAACTAACATCTGCTATTTATTTCTTGGCAAGAAACAAGTGTCAGTTTGGCAAGGTTTGAAGATTCTAATGGGGCCGCAAATCAGTTGCTGTTGCCAGTGGGAACAGGTGGCTGGTTATTGACACAAGCATTGAAGTAAAGAGAACAATTTTGCATCAGATATTCACAGTAGGGGAGGGAGAAAGTCAGGTCTTCGGAGAGTGCTCTGATTTACCAGAATGGAATTATTAGACCTGTAACTTGTCTCTaagctttctgttgttttcaagACATCATGTACGTAAATTATCTGGCAGCTACAGAGTaagtctgtatttaaaaaggTGGGTGAGTTATGGTTTTTGGCAGATAAGAGCAAATTATCTTATTTTTGGCCAAATAGTTACACTACAAAGCAAGCCTTCAGTTGTTAGGCATAGGTGTTGTTCTTAGCTTTTTGTCCAGACACATTGTGTATGAAGAAACATTCCCCCCCAACAGTAAATAATCCTACAGACTACTACACAGTCAGATGTCATAGACTTCAGATTTGTATTTTTAGATTACTTCTGTAAAATGTAAATTAGCAGGATTCGATTGGTGGAGAGTATTTAAAATTCAAGCAAGATTGTCCTAAAATGTCTAGCACAGATAAGAAAGTAGACTTGATATGTGGTCAAGAGAGAAGTAGGTTGCCCTGATTATCATTTAAAGGAAGGgtgattccccccccccaaatttaaGACAACCTTGGTGTTTGAAGACCAccttttctcctgttttaaGAGCTGCATGGCACTCTAAGGAGAACAATTTCCCAACAGTGACattctctccttctccccagtAGTACCTCATAGTAGAGCAAAGAATATTACAGAAGGTCTAAGTAATTGCTCAAATGGTATGTCAGTAAATGGGATTATTCCCTTTAGTTCTGTCTACACTACAAATAATTCTAGTGCTGACGGAATTGTCAGCATCAGGTACGGTATTGAACAGTAAATGCAGACAGGACATTT
This window harbors:
- the B3GALT6 gene encoding beta-1,3-galactosyltransferase 6 → MKLLRLLCRHKTALGLGGLSLFAVVLLYLAKCTSEGLRPLPAPRGLPHNQPPPPRGARGAQPPAAPPPPPPSPQETAFLAVLITSGPKYTERRSIIRSTWLSVAGRPSHDDIWSRFVIGTSGLGAEELRSLELEQSRHRDLLLLPELRDSYENLTAKVLAMYVWLDLHLDFQFALKADDDTFVRLDVLVEELRAKEPRRLYWGFFSGRGRVKSGGKWKESAWVLCDYYLPYALGGGYVLSADLVHYLRLSRDYLNMWQSEDVSLGVWLAPIDVKRVHDPRFDTEYKSRGCNNKYIVTHKQSIEDMLEKHQTLAKEGKLCKEEVKLRLSYMYDWGVPPSQCCQRKDGIP